In Pseudophryne corroboree isolate aPseCor3 chromosome 3, aPseCor3.hap2, whole genome shotgun sequence, a genomic segment contains:
- the LOC135057094 gene encoding zinc finger protein 250-like, giving the protein MAQTSGGEKTGTGAEEDSCVTGCFKGASPVPCISGGAEDEEQFRGGRSAAASRDYTIVKKTSSECQTPSSRPRVSGELSRTQSPIIVPPPRLLIHERHNDQKILELTNKIIQPLTGEERGYIEQHIVLYKDVMMENDRPLTSLDGPSNRDTPERCPRPLYPQDCTEENHRTPQEDQVEDLTNLEVEDIEGEEEMYVTDMKAEDIEGEEETYVTDMKAEDIEGEEETYVTDMKAEDIEGEEEMYVTDMKAEDIEGEEETYVTDMKAENTEGKEETYVTDMKAKEIEEKETYVTDMKAEDIEEEEETYVTDMKAEDIEGEEETYVTDMKAEDIEGEEEMYVTDMKAEDTEGEEETYVTDMKAKEIEEEETYVTDMKAEDIDGEEEMYVTDMKAEDIEGEEETYVTDIKAEDIEEEEETYVTDMKAEDIEGEEETYVTDMKAEDIEGEEETYVTDIKAEDIEEEEEMYVRADQQCEEKIPTDVSNDECNRRNILSEHPIVSPDCEIEDKDITQDSLANAVSPIIHPELQSADISSVTSNQEECSPDTSDIGPSITALRVDGTFPSSVDGKCFTKSTKLITHQPRKTVEKPFPCTECEKCFTQKYNLVIHQRSHTDEKPFTCSECGKCFKRKSNLNMHEKYHRSERPFLCSECGKCFTDKSALVKHVRCHTGERPFMCSECEKSFKHKSQLDEHQKIHTDVKPFPCSECGKCFAWKSHLVRHEVSHTGEKPFPCSECGQCFTRKAYLIVHKRCHRGERPFSCSECGKCFAQTSTLIRHQRHHTGEKPFSCSECVKCFIHKSQLVTHQRCHTGEKPFSCSECGKCFIQKSQLVTHLKCHTGEKPFSCSECGKCFTHKSKLVTHQRSHMLEKRFSCSECGKRFTRKLSLLGHQRSHMGEKPFSCSECGKCYTHKASLFKHTTIHKK; this is encoded by the exons gattacacaatagtgaagaagacatccagtgaGTGTCAGACACCCAGCAGCCGTCCCCGCGTGTCAGGagaactgagcaggacccagagtccGATCATAGTGCCTCCACCTCGcttactgatacatgagagacacaatgaccagaagatcttggaactcaccaacaagatcattcagcctctaactggagag gagaggGGGTATATAGAGCAACACATagttctgtacaaggacgtgatgatggagaatgaccggcccctcacatcattgg atggacccagtaacagagataccccagagagatgtccccgtcctctgtatccccaggattgtacagaggagaatcacaggaccccacaggaggatcag GTTGAAGATCTGACTAATCTAgaagtagaagatatagagggagaagaagagatgtatgtgactgatatgaaggcagaagatatagagggagaagaagagacgtatgtgactgatatgaaggcagaagatatagagggagaagaagagacgtatgtgactgatatgaaggcagaagatatagagggagaagaagagatgtatgtgactgatatgaaggcagaagatatagaaggagaagaagagacgtatgtgactgatatgaaggcagaaaatacagagggaaaagaagagacgtatgtgactgatatgaaggcaaaagaaatagaggaaaaagagacgtatgtgactgatatgaaggcagaagatatagaggaagaagaagagacgtatgtgactgatatgaaggcagaagatatagagggagaagaagagacgtatgtgactgatatgaaggcagaagatatagagggagaagaagagatgtatgtgactgatatgaaggcagaagatacagagggagaagaagagacgtatgtgactgatatgaaggcaaaagaaatagaggaagaagagacgtatgtgactgatatgaaggcagaagatatagatggagaagaagagatgtatgtgactgatatgaaggcagaagatatagagggagaagaagagacgtatgtgactgatataaaggcagaagatatagaggaagaagaagagacgtatgtgactgatatgaaggcagaagatatagagggagaagaagagacgtatgtgactgatatgaaggcagaagatatagagggagaagaagagacgtatgtgactgatataaaggcagaagatatagaggaagaagaagagatgtatgtgagggcTGATCAGCAGTGTGAGGAGAAAATCCCTACAGATGTCAGCAACG ATGAATGTAACAGAAGAAATATATTGTCTGAACATCCCATTGTATCGCCAGATTGTGAAATAGAAGATAAAGATATCACACAAGATTCTTTGGCAAACGCTGTgagcccaattatacatccagagcTTCAAAGTGCAGATATATCATCTGTTACCTCTAACCAAGAGGAATGTTCTCCTGATACCTCAGATATTGGTCCATCTATCACAGCTCTTAGAGTAGATGGGACGTTTCCCAGTTCTGTAGATGGCAAATGTTTTACAAAgagcacaaagcttattacccatcagccacgaAAAACAGTTGAGAAACCTTTCCCATgtactgagtgtgagaaatgttttacacagaaatacaacctagttatacatcagagaagtcacacagatgagaaaccatttacatgttctgagtgtgggaaatgttttaaacgcAAATCAAATCTTAATATGCATGAGAAATATCATAGAAGTGAGAGACCATTtttatgctctgagtgtgggaaatgttttacagataaatcagctcttgttaaacaTGTGAGATGTCATACAGGCGAGAGGCCATTTATGTGTTCTGAATGTGAAAAATCTTTTAAACACAAATCTCAACTTGATGAACATCAGAAAATTCACACAGATGTGaaaccttttccatgttctgagtgtgggaaatgttttgcatggaaatcacatcttgttagacacgaggtaagtcacacaggtgagaaaccatttccatgctctgagtgtggacaGTGTTTTACACGCAAAGCGTATCTTATTGTACATAAGAGATGTCATAGAGGTGAGagaccattttcatgctctgagtgtggaaaatgttttgcacaaacaTCAACACTTATCAgacatcagagacatcacacaggtgagaaaccattttcatgttctgaatgtGTAAAatgttttatacacaaatcacagcttgttacacatcagagatgtcacacaggggagaaaccattttcatgttctgaatgtgggaaatgttttatacagaaatcacagCTTGTTACACATCtgaaatgtcacacaggggagaagccattttcctgctctgaatgtgggaaatgttttacacacaaatcaaagcttgttacacatcagagaagtcacatgcTTGAGAAACgtttttcatgctctgagtgtgggaaacgttttacaAGAAAACTAAGTCTACttggacatcagagaagtcacatgggtgagaagccattttcatgttctgagtgtgggaaatgttacaCTCATAAAGCAAGTCTTTTTAAACACACAACAATACATAAAAAATGA